ACTCTCGCTCGAATCCAATACACATCGAACCGATAGCTACTCTCGTTACCATGAAGTTCTCCACCTACGCTCTCCTCGCCTTCGCCATCTCTGCCCAAGTCAGTACTGCAGGAACGTCATCGACATTGACAGATCACTGACATGCTATCCCACAGGCGCAACGAAGCGAGCTCTCCTCCATCAGAGACGAAGTATCCTCCGCCGTCGGTGAAGCCTCAAGCGCCGTCGACAGCGCCCGTGGCTCCGTCACATCCGCCATTGAGAGCAAAACCAAAGAAGCTGCTTCAGCCGCGTCCAGCATCACCAGCAACATCGACAACATCAAGTCCAGCTTGTCAACAGCAAGGGGGGCGGCTTCAACTTCTCTCCGTTCAGCTCTAGAGTCAGCTAGTACTGCTCTTGAGAGTGCCAAGGCTAGTGCGACTGAAACGAGCACGTCCAAGGGTGCTGGTTCAATGCCCACTGCTGCTATCGCTATGGGAGCCATGATGGGTGGAGCTGCTATTTTTGTTCATATGTAATATTGTTCGCTATTGAGTTGTAGGCGTACAGGTAGAAGTAATACGAGATTCGTAATATGTCGCGTGTCCAGTTCTTCAATTGCTTGTGATGGAGATGACAGCACGtagaagacaaagacaagctGAATTGATAGCATGTGAATCATCTCAAAATGCCTTGCTTGCTGTGCAGTAGCGTCTCGTCCCCATGGGGTCCCCAAACTCATGTCTTGCAGCAGGAATACCAGAGTACAGACTGCCCAATCCGGTTCTGGTGAGCTAATGCACACTACCGTAGAGTTCAGCTTGGCGAAAAAGCTTGACAAACGCCATCTTTAGTGTGGTAATGAAGCATTGGGGGTCAAGCTTTGGTGGAGACAGCTTTTAGATGCGCACACGACCTACCAGCCAGTATTTCTAAACAGAACCATTATCCCCTTCATGTGTTATAATTATTGCACAAATAAGcacatacgaccatacctATCAGAGAactcgggatcccgtccgctctcccatagataagctggtaaggggcggattagtagttgggtcggtgatgaccagcgaatccccgctgttgtatgttttttgcctttctttataactctTCCtaccctttttttctttttggaCACAATGGTTGTCCTTCGAAAGGCGGTACTGTCATTGCCAGTGTTAAATGTATCGACGTCTGGCCGGTAGCGATGTCTTGGGGACTTGAGTCAACAGCTAGTGACAACCTCGAAAGCGTGTGGTTAGGACAATCGTGGTGGCGCATCAGTTCAATTATGCTTGAATCAGACAACCATCGTTGGATGATTTTAGGATCTTTGCTTCTATTGAGTAATGTTTCTGAAACAGAGCGGCTTACTGACAGTGACTTTGGCAATCGTCCGTTCTCCAGCGTCTTTTGTATGTTACTCAAGACACGGGATGGAAAAGTATACATCATTCCACTCAACAACAACGCCAGGGTCTTGGATCCCTATACCGCCGAAAGCTGTATCAATGTGAATCATGCATGTAGACAGAATCCTGTAATTACGTAACTTGAACACCGTCAAGATTCGACTACCGTCTAGATGCCCTCTATTGCCTAACTGACCACTATCTACCATGCTGCCACTAGGTGAATCAATTACAATACTATATCTCATGGCCATTTACTATCCGATCATAGGATCGTCAGCTATTGGCTGTTGATTGAGATGTCGTACATGACCACATCTAGAGAGGATTACAACTCCCATCAGCTCAATACATGTGTTTATTCATGGACGAGAGGTATACTACGAATCACTCACTGAGAGTCAATTTTTATGTATATAAACCATGAGACAAGCCTCTGTTTCGTGAGTATATTCCACAATACAACATCGCCTTTAACCACCTAAACTCTATCACTCAACTTCAAATTACAATACCAAAACTCAATCTTGAACATCTCCACAGACTTCACCATgtctccaacaaccaagaacAACGCTGTATCCGAGGTCACTAAGACACCCGTTGATCAACTGTCTCAAGGAACCAGATGCACCAAGTGTGCGGAGGAAGGGGTGGAAACTTGGGTCATACCTGGCAAGCAATGCGAAAGATGCAAAGCGCCTTCTTGTTAGTTATCTAGCAATTTCCGGTGTACGTTAACGTCTTTGAACGACATGGCAAGTCACTAATCTCTGGACTTAGACTTTTACAGTTGCCATTGTTCTTGGGTTAACTTACGAGATAGAAAAATGCGTTGAACAATGGGACGTAGACCACCATGGGTAGTTACTATTATTTGGTGCTTTTTGAGGCATaaatcctaaagtatatattaaaaattaatataataagaaatactgtttttaaacctagatactAATAAAGGTCCTatctaaagatatatattataacttataaagttagaattataataattactataaaagctcttattccttttaaaggttaattattaaatatttccttattaatattaatattaatattaataaaactactATATAAGATAATAGACTTTAGAGTCCTTATTAACCctagttatatattaaactaaagaaCTATCTATAAGAGCTTAGcccttataattaactttacttCTAAGGAAAAATAtctaataaagttatttaatagctatatttacctttaatataatatttctattaataccTAGAGTTAagatattactaatataattaataactagattattacctttattattcttagctataatacctttaactatataattaactattaagctaataaactAAAGTTTAAATCCTTACTATATAGGGAAAAGAAGGCCCTAGAGGccctttataatatctaaGAGAaggataatattaatatattaagaggtAAGGTACCTTAGATAAAGTTACTTCTtaatctttagaataatctttaataaggaaaataagttattaataacttataggGCATTTAGTAAAGGTAGCattattctataaaaagtttattaaattagaatttattatattaagaattctataaagttaaaggaaGAAGGTTCTAGGGAGGaagggaaaaagcttataattaacgcCGTAGCTTTTAACACGATAATAGGTAGTTACTCATATCATTATTAGActagaaaaataaaattctAGAATATTGCAACTTGTTGATTAATTCTTTACGCGACATTGATCTCGATAAGTATCCAAGTCAACAATAGACCAGACCCAGTGGATTTTGCCTTGGTCAAACCAATACATGACATGTTCATGAAACTTGACGCCTTGTCCGTTGGGTTCAGCGTCGGCCCAAGTTTTGATGGGGACACCTGTGAACTCTAGCCTAGCCGCGACTCGACCGGAGTCTTTGTCGACTAAGAGATCCTGTATGTCAAAGTACAAGCCCCGAATGGCTTCCTGACTTTGTTGGATAAGGGAAATGTACTCCACAATGGTCTTCTCGTGAGTATTGTGCGTCACCAACGGCTTACAAAACTCTCTAAAAGTGGCTTCCATTGTCTTTTCGTTGATGCTTCCAATGTATTGGCGATAAGTTGAATCAAGGTCAAGAGTCGTGGGGTTCGGATTGTCCAAAAGATGTGTCGGTGTGTCCGTCGCTGAAGGTTCTCTAGCGCGTCGAGAATCATTGTCTTGTAATGATTTGATGGTTAAGAGCCGACCATCGACAAACCATGCTAATATAATCTCTTGATACTGGAAGGCCTCACCCGACGATGTGGACTGGGTCTTGATAACTCTGGCAGCAATTGCTTGCGCGTTGATGTCTACAACAGAACTGTCGAGCTTGGAATAGCTATTGTTATTCTCGACATCGGAGCGTAGATGGGCGATAAATGTCTCTCGTTGAAGCGAGTCATCGTTGACTGCCACGGTTGGCTGAACCAAAGATTTGAGCTTATCCCATTGTCCCTCGGACGGGACAGTAATAATTACTTCCAAAGAGGCAATGATTTGAGATCGTGATAGTGAATGACTCATCATGAGATTGTATCTTAAAGTATGTCAGGTAATTTGCGACAGGAATGGATATCCGTGAGGACCTGGCAGAGTACTCTGTAGACAAGGTATTATATAGAATTGCCGGCAATTTGACAATGACGCCCTTGACAAATCCTTTGGATTAGTAATGCGATATTTGGATG
This Fusarium poae strain DAOMC 252244 chromosome 3, whole genome shotgun sequence DNA region includes the following protein-coding sequences:
- a CDS encoding hypothetical protein (SECRETED:SignalP(1-17)), which translates into the protein MKFSTYALLAFAISAQAQRSELSSIRDEVSSAVGEASSAVDSARGSVTSAIESKTKEAASAASSITSNIDNIKSSLSTARGAASTSLRSALESASTALESAKASATETSTSKGAGSMPTAAIAMGAMMGGAAIFVHM